A DNA window from Hydractinia symbiolongicarpus strain clone_291-10 chromosome 6, HSymV2.1, whole genome shotgun sequence contains the following coding sequences:
- the LOC130647377 gene encoding uncharacterized protein LOC130647377: MKKMADLEVWEIVVIVLSCVLVVVLFSAFCIWRCCFQQNRKRTFEWIERLGIPFAREGKSSGDANFNSQKQYRVRVQIPVEVGQDNPNLEDERTFQIFTPTSQVNYNLEKQNGDVNDSNEPFKRLDQLGIPRARRENTLDSKGRPPSSPLPNPDSDSSDEEYDEENENET, translated from the exons ATGAAAAAAATGGCCGACCTTGAAGTATGGGAAATAGTGGTTATTGTATTATCATGCGTTCTTGTGGTAGTTCTGTTCTCTGCATTCTGTATATGGAGG TGTTGTTTCCAACAAAACCGAAAAAGAACTTTCGAATGGATCGAGAGACTTGGAATACCTTTTGCAAGGGAAGGGAAATCTTCAGGCGACGCAAATTTTAACAGTCAAAAACAGTATCGGGTTCGCGTCCAAATTCCAGTGGAAGTCGGCCAAGACAATCCAAATCTAGAAGATGAGAGGACCTTTCAAATATTTACACCGACTTCACAA gtAAACTATAActtagaaaaacaaaatggtgaTGTTAATGATAGTAATGAACCTTTCAAGAGATTGGATCAGTTAGGTATACCACGTGCTAGAAGAGAAAACACACTTGATTCAAAGGGTAGGCCTCCGTCATCCCCTCTTCCAAATCCTGATAGCGATTCAAGCGATGAGGAGTATGATGAGGAGAATGAAAATGAAACCTGA
- the LOC130647370 gene encoding aspartyl/asparaginyl beta-hydroxylase-like isoform X2, whose protein sequence is MKKRKNENIVKNVGENIGMEVSDDAHHKSDSSVNMLTLGLLLFTILIAVYVNMEKVNPQTDVITTKNRSEAIQKNYTEEKLIVPLPTTTKVKNETAKKKKKKDTITNSYDKNIISKLSEGDKLYEQKKYPKCISYFEKLHNKYSLSPRAIYSKALCLEKLSEIQRSNEMLLKAVLAYGEVAKQPKITSKLLKLSLITQAKKYIFLGQSRKAIASLSDLNQRLPNETDVMNELGIAHMIAGANKQAYPMFQKVLNLDPTNGVANSHVGFILKMDSKYKECIPYLLAGVRSGAIGADDSKFYFHLGDAYNRLHQNTKAWEIYQEAAAKKIFPSAEQRSIYNAQTKLRAQPWWTKEETGYEKHFRLLERHWATIRDEGLSLLNKEKTAFQLETEKLTEKGDWRQFDLYNQGRKETKNCAKTPRTCELLMKMADATSNQRGQIKFSIMQPGTHVWPHTGPTNCRLRSHLGLVVPKNVYIRAGNETRTWQNGKVIVFDDSFDHEVWHNGTQARMILIIDFWHPDVPQWEKKTLRPI, encoded by the exons ATGAAAAAGAGAAAGAACGAAAACATAGTAAAAAATGTTGGAGAAAACATTG GTATGGAGGTTTCTGACGACGCACATCATAAAAGTGACTCGTCCGTAAATATGCTAACACTGGGATTACTTCTCTTTACCATCTTGATTGCAGTATATGTAAACATGGAGAAAGTAAACCCACAAACGGATGtgataacaacaaaaaacagaagCGAAGCAATACAGAAAAATTATACAGAAGAAAAATTGATTGTACCCTTACCAACTAcgacaaaagtaaaaaatgaaactgcaaaaaagaaaaagaagaaagacaCTATCACAAACTCTTacgataaaaatataatttccaaATTAAGTGAAGGAGACAAGCTTTATGAGCAAAAGAAATATCCAAAATGCATTTCGTACTTTGAAAAATTGCATAACAAGTATAGTCTCAGCCCGCGTGCAATCTACAGTAAGGCTTTATGCTTGGAGAAATTATCAGAAATACAGAGAAGCAACGAAATGCTGTTAAAGGCTGTTCTTGCATACGGCGAAGTTGCTAAGCAACCGAAAATCACATCGAAGTTACTGAAACTCAGTTTGATCACTCAagccaaaaaatatatatttcttggGCAGTCGAGAAAAGCTATAGCCTCGTTATCAGATTTGAATCAACGCTTACCAAACGAGACAGATGTGATGAACGAGCTAGGAATAGCACATATGATAGCTGGAGCAAACAAACAGGCGTATCCTATGTTTCAAAAG GTGTTAAACCTCGATCCAACAAATGGCGTAGCCAACTCTCATGTTGGCTTCATTTTGAAAATGGATTCGAAATACAAAGAATGTATCCCGTACTTATTGGCTGGTGTGCGGAGTGGAGCAATTGGCGCAGACGAttcgaaattttattttcatttgggTGATGCGTACAATCGGTTACACCAAAATACTAAG gcATGGGAAATATATCAGGAAGCTGCTGCAAAGAAAATCTTTCCTTCTGCTGAACAGCGTTCCATATATAATGCGCAAACGAAACTGCGCGCTCAACCATGGTGGACGAAAGAAGAAACTGGTTATGAAAAACACTTCAG GCTGTTGGAGCGCCATTGGGCAACAATACGTGACGAAGGGTTAAGTCTATTAAACAAAGAGAAAACAGCGTTTCAATTAGAAACAGAAAAACTCACAGAGAAGGGGGATTGGAGACAGTTTGATCTATACAATCAGGGCCGAAAGGAAACCAAAAATTGTGCTAAAACGCCAAGAACATGTGAGTTGTTGATGAAAATGGCGGATGCAACTTCTAACCAAAGAGGGCAG ATCAAATTCTCCATTATGCAACCTGGCACACACGTTTGGCCACACACAGGACCAACGAATTGCCGATTAAGGTCACATCTCGGTTTAGTCGTaccaaaaaatgtttacatccGAGCTGGTAATGAGACAAG AACGTGGCAAAATGGGAAAGTTATTGTTTTTGACGATTCTTTTGACCATGAAGTGTGGCACAATGGAACACAGGCTAGAATGAttttaattattgatttttGGCATCCGGATGTACCTCAATGGGAGAAAAAAACATTACGTCCAATTTGA
- the LOC130647374 gene encoding double-strand-break repair protein rad21 homolog, protein MFYANFVLAKKGPLARVWLAAHWEKKLSKAHVFETDLESSVETIISPKVKIALRTSGHLLLGVVRIYSRKAKYLLADCTEALIKIKMAFRPDVVDLPLDNQKAAVSTITLPEFQEWDVMMNNMGNFDITATLNNNQCRVEEITMKEDLVGARFLSDDNFFGDTQFGETEEIIREGASIDMTTADISKSRIETESKSMDQSNLELAMDDPMMGGDDFGAGDGFGAGEGLDFLDGFEMEAGAEIAGLEDIDKSLDITLTKPVDETETADKDEVENIPNELQETDAVVPELPTGMTTGVETTLFSRDTEAFALEPVEVTVGKEKRKRRKRKLVVDEEKIISNVQMKEQINSYDDIVKAAVVAPPTRARMSLFDNSAKTIFSQPTAFKSKRRILNKCYKDHLTLTVPEDLQLPSSQEDEVELEAPSEILREGENVTELADVSKEITDIEKTHPEEELLEEFIPPQVDEADIDMRVNEELNEEDLQVPPPFELEKEVNISEFMKEVEGDSGETDKDDELGKRWTKRTQQTLNLLAKGLKKKDSINFKELTKRCSKKQAAYRFYTLLLLRKEKAIKVEQDELFGNILIGRGSRFITQHS, encoded by the exons atgttttacgcCAATTTTGTTTTGGCTAAGAAGGGGCCTTTGGCTAGAGTATGGCTTGCTGCCCACTGGGAAAAGAAGCTCAGCAAAGCTCACGTTTTCGAGACGGATTTGGAATCATCTGTTGAAACTATCATATCACCAAAAGTCAAGATTGCATTGAGGACATCTGGACACTTACTTTTGGGAGTTGTTCGCATTTACTCCAGAAAAGCAAAATATTTGCTGGCTGACTGCACAGAAGCtcttataaaaataaagatggcGTTCAGGCCAGATGTGGTCGATTTACCATTGGACAATCAGAAAGCTGCAGTGTCAACCATTACTTTACCAGAGTTCCAGGAATGGGATGTTATGATGAATAACATGGg aaattttgacATCACTGCAACTTTGAACAATAATCAATGTCGTGTTGAAGAAATCACCATGAAAGAAGATTTAGTCGGTGCAAG GTTTTTATCTGATGACAATTTTTTTGGAGACACACAGTTTGGCGAAACCGAAGAGATTATTCGTGAGGGAGCCAGTATTGATATGACGACTGCAGATATTTCAAAATCTCGAATAGAAACTGAAAGTAAATCAATGGACCAAAGTAACTTAG aattAGCGATGGATGATCCTATGATGGGTGGCGATGACTTTGGTGCAGGTGATGGTTTTGGAGCTGGTGAGGGGTTGGATTTCTTAGATGGTTTTGAAATGGAAGCTGGTGCAGAGATTGCTGGTCTTGAAGATATTGATAAATCATTGGACATCACACTAACAAAGCCTGTCGATGAAACGGAAACCGCAGATAAAGATGAAGTCGAGAACATCCCCAATGAATTACAAGAAACAGATGCAGTAGTGCCCGAGCTACCTACCG GGATGACAACTGGTGTGGAAACAACCCTTTTCTCGCGTGACACCGAAGCTTTTGCACTCGAACCAGTCGAGGTGACAGTTGGTAAAGAAAAACGCAAAAGACGCAAGAGAAAGCTGGTGGTGGATGAAGAAAAGATCATTTCAAATGTTCAAATGAAGGAACAGATCAACAGTTATGACGATATTGTCAAGGCTGCGGTTGTGGCTCCACCTACGAGAGCTAG AATGTCTTTATTCGATAACTCCGCCAAAACGATATTTTCACAACCCACTGCTTTCAAGAgtaaaagaagaattttaaataaatgttataaagacCACCTTACGTTAACCGTACCTGAAGATCTTCAGCTCCCTTCCTCTCAAGAAGATGAAGTTGAATTGGAAGCTCCTAGTGAAATTCTCCGTGAAGGAGAGAACGTGACAGAGCTAGCTGACGTAAGTAAGGAAATCACTGACATCGAAAAAACACACCCCGAGGAGGAGTTATTGGAAGAGTTTATTCCTCCACAAGTCGATGAGGCTGATATTGATATGCGAGTAAACGAAGAACTCAACGAAGAAGATCTACAAGTCCCTCCACCTTTTGAATTGGAGAAGGAAGTTAACATAAGTGAATTTATGAAAGAAGTTGAAGGAGACAGTGGTGAAACCGATAAAGACGATGAACTCGGTAAACGATGGACCAAACGTACGCAACAAACCTTAAACTTGTTGGCGAAAGGTCTAAAGAAAAAAGACTCGATAAACTTTAAAGAACTCACAAAGAGATGCAGCAAAAAACAAGCTGCATACAGGTTCTACACCCTCCTccttttaagaaaagaaaaagctaTAAAAGTCGAACAAGACGAATTATTTGGAAACATATTAATCGGTCGTGGAAGTCGTTTTATTACGCAGCACTCCTAG
- the LOC130647370 gene encoding aspartyl/asparaginyl beta-hydroxylase-like isoform X1, which produces MVSCDIITKTAKRLCKRRKCMEVSDDAHHKSDSSVNMLTLGLLLFTILIAVYVNMEKVNPQTDVITTKNRSEAIQKNYTEEKLIVPLPTTTKVKNETAKKKKKKDTITNSYDKNIISKLSEGDKLYEQKKYPKCISYFEKLHNKYSLSPRAIYSKALCLEKLSEIQRSNEMLLKAVLAYGEVAKQPKITSKLLKLSLITQAKKYIFLGQSRKAIASLSDLNQRLPNETDVMNELGIAHMIAGANKQAYPMFQKVLNLDPTNGVANSHVGFILKMDSKYKECIPYLLAGVRSGAIGADDSKFYFHLGDAYNRLHQNTKAWEIYQEAAAKKIFPSAEQRSIYNAQTKLRAQPWWTKEETGYEKHFRLLERHWATIRDEGLSLLNKEKTAFQLETEKLTEKGDWRQFDLYNQGRKETKNCAKTPRTCELLMKMADATSNQRGQIKFSIMQPGTHVWPHTGPTNCRLRSHLGLVVPKNVYIRAGNETRTWQNGKVIVFDDSFDHEVWHNGTQARMILIIDFWHPDVPQWEKKTLRPI; this is translated from the exons ATGGTTTCGTGTGACATTATCACGAAAACGGCTAAACGCCTTTGCAAAAGAAGGAAGT GTATGGAGGTTTCTGACGACGCACATCATAAAAGTGACTCGTCCGTAAATATGCTAACACTGGGATTACTTCTCTTTACCATCTTGATTGCAGTATATGTAAACATGGAGAAAGTAAACCCACAAACGGATGtgataacaacaaaaaacagaagCGAAGCAATACAGAAAAATTATACAGAAGAAAAATTGATTGTACCCTTACCAACTAcgacaaaagtaaaaaatgaaactgcaaaaaagaaaaagaagaaagacaCTATCACAAACTCTTacgataaaaatataatttccaaATTAAGTGAAGGAGACAAGCTTTATGAGCAAAAGAAATATCCAAAATGCATTTCGTACTTTGAAAAATTGCATAACAAGTATAGTCTCAGCCCGCGTGCAATCTACAGTAAGGCTTTATGCTTGGAGAAATTATCAGAAATACAGAGAAGCAACGAAATGCTGTTAAAGGCTGTTCTTGCATACGGCGAAGTTGCTAAGCAACCGAAAATCACATCGAAGTTACTGAAACTCAGTTTGATCACTCAagccaaaaaatatatatttcttggGCAGTCGAGAAAAGCTATAGCCTCGTTATCAGATTTGAATCAACGCTTACCAAACGAGACAGATGTGATGAACGAGCTAGGAATAGCACATATGATAGCTGGAGCAAACAAACAGGCGTATCCTATGTTTCAAAAG GTGTTAAACCTCGATCCAACAAATGGCGTAGCCAACTCTCATGTTGGCTTCATTTTGAAAATGGATTCGAAATACAAAGAATGTATCCCGTACTTATTGGCTGGTGTGCGGAGTGGAGCAATTGGCGCAGACGAttcgaaattttattttcatttgggTGATGCGTACAATCGGTTACACCAAAATACTAAG gcATGGGAAATATATCAGGAAGCTGCTGCAAAGAAAATCTTTCCTTCTGCTGAACAGCGTTCCATATATAATGCGCAAACGAAACTGCGCGCTCAACCATGGTGGACGAAAGAAGAAACTGGTTATGAAAAACACTTCAG GCTGTTGGAGCGCCATTGGGCAACAATACGTGACGAAGGGTTAAGTCTATTAAACAAAGAGAAAACAGCGTTTCAATTAGAAACAGAAAAACTCACAGAGAAGGGGGATTGGAGACAGTTTGATCTATACAATCAGGGCCGAAAGGAAACCAAAAATTGTGCTAAAACGCCAAGAACATGTGAGTTGTTGATGAAAATGGCGGATGCAACTTCTAACCAAAGAGGGCAG ATCAAATTCTCCATTATGCAACCTGGCACACACGTTTGGCCACACACAGGACCAACGAATTGCCGATTAAGGTCACATCTCGGTTTAGTCGTaccaaaaaatgtttacatccGAGCTGGTAATGAGACAAG AACGTGGCAAAATGGGAAAGTTATTGTTTTTGACGATTCTTTTGACCATGAAGTGTGGCACAATGGAACACAGGCTAGAATGAttttaattattgatttttGGCATCCGGATGTACCTCAATGGGAGAAAAAAACATTACGTCCAATTTGA
- the LOC130647370 gene encoding aspartyl/asparaginyl beta-hydroxylase-like isoform X3: MEVSDDAHHKSDSSVNMLTLGLLLFTILIAVYVNMEKVNPQTDVITTKNRSEAIQKNYTEEKLIVPLPTTTKVKNETAKKKKKKDTITNSYDKNIISKLSEGDKLYEQKKYPKCISYFEKLHNKYSLSPRAIYSKALCLEKLSEIQRSNEMLLKAVLAYGEVAKQPKITSKLLKLSLITQAKKYIFLGQSRKAIASLSDLNQRLPNETDVMNELGIAHMIAGANKQAYPMFQKVLNLDPTNGVANSHVGFILKMDSKYKECIPYLLAGVRSGAIGADDSKFYFHLGDAYNRLHQNTKAWEIYQEAAAKKIFPSAEQRSIYNAQTKLRAQPWWTKEETGYEKHFRLLERHWATIRDEGLSLLNKEKTAFQLETEKLTEKGDWRQFDLYNQGRKETKNCAKTPRTCELLMKMADATSNQRGQIKFSIMQPGTHVWPHTGPTNCRLRSHLGLVVPKNVYIRAGNETRTWQNGKVIVFDDSFDHEVWHNGTQARMILIIDFWHPDVPQWEKKTLRPI; this comes from the exons ATGGAGGTTTCTGACGACGCACATCATAAAAGTGACTCGTCCGTAAATATGCTAACACTGGGATTACTTCTCTTTACCATCTTGATTGCAGTATATGTAAACATGGAGAAAGTAAACCCACAAACGGATGtgataacaacaaaaaacagaagCGAAGCAATACAGAAAAATTATACAGAAGAAAAATTGATTGTACCCTTACCAACTAcgacaaaagtaaaaaatgaaactgcaaaaaagaaaaagaagaaagacaCTATCACAAACTCTTacgataaaaatataatttccaaATTAAGTGAAGGAGACAAGCTTTATGAGCAAAAGAAATATCCAAAATGCATTTCGTACTTTGAAAAATTGCATAACAAGTATAGTCTCAGCCCGCGTGCAATCTACAGTAAGGCTTTATGCTTGGAGAAATTATCAGAAATACAGAGAAGCAACGAAATGCTGTTAAAGGCTGTTCTTGCATACGGCGAAGTTGCTAAGCAACCGAAAATCACATCGAAGTTACTGAAACTCAGTTTGATCACTCAagccaaaaaatatatatttcttggGCAGTCGAGAAAAGCTATAGCCTCGTTATCAGATTTGAATCAACGCTTACCAAACGAGACAGATGTGATGAACGAGCTAGGAATAGCACATATGATAGCTGGAGCAAACAAACAGGCGTATCCTATGTTTCAAAAG GTGTTAAACCTCGATCCAACAAATGGCGTAGCCAACTCTCATGTTGGCTTCATTTTGAAAATGGATTCGAAATACAAAGAATGTATCCCGTACTTATTGGCTGGTGTGCGGAGTGGAGCAATTGGCGCAGACGAttcgaaattttattttcatttgggTGATGCGTACAATCGGTTACACCAAAATACTAAG gcATGGGAAATATATCAGGAAGCTGCTGCAAAGAAAATCTTTCCTTCTGCTGAACAGCGTTCCATATATAATGCGCAAACGAAACTGCGCGCTCAACCATGGTGGACGAAAGAAGAAACTGGTTATGAAAAACACTTCAG GCTGTTGGAGCGCCATTGGGCAACAATACGTGACGAAGGGTTAAGTCTATTAAACAAAGAGAAAACAGCGTTTCAATTAGAAACAGAAAAACTCACAGAGAAGGGGGATTGGAGACAGTTTGATCTATACAATCAGGGCCGAAAGGAAACCAAAAATTGTGCTAAAACGCCAAGAACATGTGAGTTGTTGATGAAAATGGCGGATGCAACTTCTAACCAAAGAGGGCAG ATCAAATTCTCCATTATGCAACCTGGCACACACGTTTGGCCACACACAGGACCAACGAATTGCCGATTAAGGTCACATCTCGGTTTAGTCGTaccaaaaaatgtttacatccGAGCTGGTAATGAGACAAG AACGTGGCAAAATGGGAAAGTTATTGTTTTTGACGATTCTTTTGACCATGAAGTGTGGCACAATGGAACACAGGCTAGAATGAttttaattattgatttttGGCATCCGGATGTACCTCAATGGGAGAAAAAAACATTACGTCCAATTTGA